One part of the Amphiura filiformis chromosome 5, Afil_fr2py, whole genome shotgun sequence genome encodes these proteins:
- the LOC140152056 gene encoding uncharacterized protein, whose protein sequence is MAIPVMSGKYQHISTLDEIKTQILSTQGGLCYEHNIFMKHLLEALGFQVSLIACDIQMDGIHGHMSVLVQNLVKPGDKYHIDFGSGDPFFKAIPLDFVKESAVYKCGFQVYKFTKEGDEICWWQKVNNSYSTLPIIIDGWKKYMTFTLEPRVVEYFRDHIIKHYVTQNPPMPGATMLKLMRAIIYPNQKLLAILATSLLCENDEGKIEKTKIASKEELASFYAKYFPQIPADKVLIAIDKMKYKFESEKSKVVSS, encoded by the exons ATGGCGATACCAGTGAT GTCTGGAAAATATCAGCATATTTCTAcattggatgaaatcaaaactcaaattCTCAGCACTCAAGGTGGTCTTTGTTATGAGCACAATATCTTCATGAAGCACTTGCTTGAAGCTCTGGGTTTTCAGGTTTCTCTTATCGCATGCGACATACAAATGGATGGTATTCATGGTCACATGTCTGTTCTCGTTCAAAACCTTGTCAAACCTGGAGACAAGTACCACATTGATTTCGGCTCAGGTGATCCATTCTTCAAAGCCATCCCTCTGGACTTTGTCAAAGAATCTGCAGTGTACAAATGTGGTTTCCAGGTCTATAAGTTTACCAAGGAAGGAGATGAGATATGTTGGTGGCAGAAGGTCAATAATTCATATTCAACATTACCCATCATAATTGATGGTTGGAAGAAGTATATGACTTTCACATTGGAGCCAAGAGTAGTTGAGTACTTCAGAGATCATATAATCAAGCACTATGTGACACAGAACCCTCCTATGCCCGGAGCCACTATGCTAAAATTGATGCGTGCCATCATCTACCCTAACCAGAAGTTGTTAGCTATCCTTGCCACATCTCTACTGTGTGAAAATGATGAAGGGAAAATTGAGAAGACTAAAATTGCATCTAAAGAAGAACTTGCCAGTTTTTATGCCAAATATTTCCCACAAATTCCTGCTGATAAGGTATTAATTGCTATTGACAAAATGAAGTATAAATTTGAAAGTGAGAAAAGCAAAGTAGTGTCATCTTAA